A stretch of Bos mutus isolate GX-2022 chromosome 8, NWIPB_WYAK_1.1, whole genome shotgun sequence DNA encodes these proteins:
- the NEFL gene encoding neurofilament light polypeptide has protein sequence MSSFSYEPYYSTSYKRRYVETPRVHISSVRSGYSTARSAYSSYSAPVSSSLSVRRSYSSSSGSLMPSLESLDLSQVAAISNDLKSIRTQEKAQLQDLNDRFASFIERVHELEQQNKVLEAELLVLRQKHSEPSRFRALYEQEIRDLRLAAEDATNEKQALQGEREGLEETLRNLQARYEEEVLSREDAEGRLMEARKGADEAALARAELEKRIDSLMDEIAFLKKVHEEEIAELQAQIQYAQISVEMDVSSKPDLSAALKDIRAQYEKLAAKNMQNAEEWFKSRFTVLTESAAKNTDAVRAAKDEVSESRRLLKAKTLEIEACRGMNEALEKQLQELEDKQNADISAMQDTINKLENELRTTKSEMARYLKEYQDLLNVKMALDIEIAAYRKLLEGEETRLSFTSVGSLTTGYTQSSQVFGRSAYGGLQTSSYLMSARSFPSYYTSHVQEEQIEVEETIEAAKAEEAKDEPPSEGEAEEEEKEKEEAEAEAEAEAEAEAEEEEGAQEEEAAKEDAEEAKEEVGGEGEEAEETKEAEEEEKKDEGAGEEQATKKKD, from the exons ATGAGTTCCTTCAGCTACGAGCCGTACTACTCGACCTCCTACAAACGGCGCTACGTGGAGACGCCCCGGGTGCACATCTCCAGCGTGCGCAGCGGCTACAGCACCGCGCGCTCCGCTTACTCCAGCTACTCCGCGCCCGTCTCCTCCTCGCTGTCCGTGCGGCGCAGCTACTCCTCCAGCTCCGGTTCCTTGATGCCCAGCCTCGAGAGCCTCGACCTGAGCCAGGTCGCCGCCATCAGCAACGACCTCAAGTCGATCCGCACCCAGGAGAAGGCGCAGCTGCAGGACCTCAACGACCGTTTCGCCAGCTTCATCGAGCGCGTGCACGAGCTGGAGCAGCAGAACAAGGTCCTGGAAGCCGAGCTGCTGGTGCTGCGCCAGAAGCACTCCGAGCCCTCCCGCTTCCGGGCGCTCTACGAGCAGGAGATCCGCGATCTGCGTCTGGCAGCGGAAGACGCCACCAACGAGAAGCAGGCACTCCAGGGCGAGCGCGAGGGGCTGGAGGAGACCCTGCGCAACCTGCAGGCGCGCTACGAAGAGGAGGTGCTGAGCCGTGAGGACGCCGAGGGCCGGCTGATGGAAGCGCGCAAAGGGGCCGACGAGGCGGCTCTCGCCCGCGCCGAGCTCGAAAAGCGCATCGACAGCCTGATGGACGAAATCGCCTTTCTGAAGAAAGTGCACGAAGAGGAGATCGCCGAGCTGCAGGCGCAGATCCAGTACGCACAGATCTCCGTGGAGATGGACGTGTCCTCCAAGCCCGACCTCTCCGCCGCGCTCAAGGACATCCGCGCCCAGTATGAGAAGCTGGCCGCCAAGAACATGCAGAATGCCGAAGAATGGTTCAAGAGCCGCTTCACGGTGCTGACCGAGAGCGCCGCCAAGAACACCGATGCTGTGCGCGCCGCCAAGGACGAGGTGTCCGAGAGCCGCCGCCTGCTTAAGGCCAAGACCCTGGAGATCGAAGCATGCCGGGGCATGAACGAAGCCCTGGAGAAGCAATTGCAGGAACTAGAGGACAAGCAGAACGCCGACATTAGCGCTATGCAG GACACAAtcaacaaattggaaaatgaaTTGAGAACCACAAAGAGCGAAATGGCAAGATACCTCAAGGAATACCAAGACCTCCTCAATGTCAAGATGGCTTTGGACATTGAGATTGCAGCTTACAG gaaACTCTTGGAAGGTGAGGAGACCCGGCTCAGTTTCACCAGTGTGGGCAGCCTAACCACCGGTTACACCCAGAGCTCCCAGGTCTTTGGCCGATCTGCCTATGGAGGTTTGCAGACCAGCTCCTATTTGATGTCTGCCCGCTCCTTCCCGTCCTACTACACCAGCCACGTCCAGGAGGAGCAGATAGAGGTGGAGGAGACCATCGAGGCTGCTAAAGCTGAGGAAGCCAAGGACGAGCCGCCCTCTGAAGGagaagcagaggaagaggagaaggagaaggaagaggctgaggctgaggctgaggctgaggccGAAGCTGAGgctgaggaagaggagggagcccaagaggaagaag CTGCCAAGGAAGATGCTGAGGAAGCAAAGGAGGAAGTAGGAGGTGAAGGCGAAGAAGCAGAAGAAACCAAagaagcagaggaggaagagaaaaaagatgaaggTGCTGGGGAGGAGCAAGCCACTAAGAAGAAAGATTGA